One genomic window of Procambarus clarkii isolate CNS0578487 chromosome 43, FALCON_Pclarkii_2.0, whole genome shotgun sequence includes the following:
- the LOC138350008 gene encoding uncharacterized protein, producing MIVGGPDVYINTGSRLSLTCTVKYSPEPPAFIFWYHDDKLVSYERRPGGVVVSTEKGVVTTSRLLVQFAEPRHTGRYTCAPANSRPKSVNVHVIAGDQPAAIVHDNNSRAAARLRQHAALLPFLMLLLLLLPHCLTGEG from the exons ATGATAGTGGGAGGACCGGATGTGTACATCAACACAGGCAGCCGGCTGTCTCTCACTTGTACTGTCAAGTACAGTCCCGAGCCCCCAGCCTTCATCTTCTGGTACCACGATGACAAG CTGGTGAGCTACGAGCGGCGGCCAGGGGGCGTGGTGGTGTCGACGGAGAAGGGCGTGGTCACCACCTCCAGGTTGCTGGTGCAGTTCGCGGAGCCCCGCCACACTGGCCGCTACACCTGCGCCCCGGCCAACTCCAGGCCCAAGAGCGTCAATGTCCACGTTATTGCTG GAGACCAGCCAGCAGCCATAGTGCATGACAACAACAGCAGAGCTGCGGCCCGGCTCAGACAACACGCTGCTCTTCTGCCCTtcctcatgctgctgctgctcctcctccctcactgcctcactGGCGAGGGGTGA